The Carassius gibelio isolate Cgi1373 ecotype wild population from Czech Republic chromosome B18, carGib1.2-hapl.c, whole genome shotgun sequence sequence ttttactctcatcagtccacaaaatgttcctccatttctctttaggccagttgatgtattctttggcaaattgtaacctcttctgcacatgccttttttttaacagagggactttgcgggggattcttgaaaatagattagcttcacacagacgtcttctaactgtcacagtacttacaggtaactccagactgtctttgatcatcctggaggtgatcattggctgagcctttgccattctggttattcttctatccattttgatggttgtcttccgttttcttccacgtctctctggttttgctctccattttaaggcattggagatcattttagctgaacagcctatcattttttgcacctctttataggttttcccctctctaatcaactttttaatcaaagtacgctgttcttctgaacaatgtcttgaacgacccattttcctcagctgtcaaatgcatgttcaacaagtgttggcttcatccttaaataggggccacctgattcacacctgtttcttcacaaaattgatgacctcagtgattgaatgccacactgctatttttttgaacacacccctttcaactaattcaactaattgcccaattgcacagccttaagagcgtgcatatcatgaatgctgggtctcatttgttttctgagaatctactgaacctactggtaacttgtttgccacgtagcaataaaaaatatactaaaaaccttgattattctggttagtcacattgtactgctattattttgaacaatactgtatgctgtACATAGTGTGCAAATTTTCTGTATGCATTAAATACCCGGATGATATTTACCAGAATCTGCTAAACAAAACTCAGCACACAGAAATCAGAACAGAATCTGTGTTCTGAATGGCTTACTTCCATACAACTCCTTCTATATTGCATTATGCTGCGTGTATAGGCTACTGTGAATAGTAATGTAATGTTTCATTTTGAAAAACGTGTGAGTGAACTGGAGGCGGGGAATGGTAATTATAAAAGgtaattataaaacacttttatacatacataaattgtACTTTAATCTCTACAGCACGTTTCTGATCAAGTCAAATGATGTTACCTTTAACTCTATAGTGCTATGGGGTAAGGTATAGGGAggtttttgtctcaataaacttgcattaatttattaatatttttaagtatgaTAATTAATACACTGTTTATAACGTACTACAATAGgctactgaaatataaatatctacCACCTAACTACTATCtacacaattattattagttCTGCTCAGTATGTAAAGTCCATTAATTATGAAATGAGTTAAATTGGGCAAAATAGCATTGTTAACAAGTATGAATCCTTAATTAACAAGCCTTTGTAAAAAGAATGGTTAATCCATTTATTTGTTAGGTAACAACCTCAGCAGCTGTGCTGAATTAATGttttgtcatgtgacaacactTTAGCACACTACTCTGAAATATTTGTTGCTTATTGTATACTGTTTCACACACAAATAGTAGACAGTATACACTGGGCAGTACGCAGTAAACAAATATGCCATTTCGAACACAgtcttgtttatttataacagcgCATGCTCTAGAATCGGTCCGTCTCTCAAATCAATCCCACCCTGTACAGAGTTTCCTGGCACTGTGATTTCGTTATGAACAGAAATAGTATTGAACTATTAAAACATAGAACGAAAACATAATCATTTGAGATATATACAATAACTTTTATTTCAAAGGTAAAGTACAAAATAGTCACATTTTACGACAAAATTGATGCGGAACGTATATTGCCCTTGAGGAGAAATATAGAGGTTGCACCGGTCATGCTTTGAGAGGAACGATGGAATGTCAACGGTGAAGATCGACACTCAATTCTTGTTGCGTTTCCGTGCAATAGTGTACCTTCTTTGGGATATCTAAAAAGACAGTTGATATACAGTAATACACTATAATGGCTCGAGTAGTGAAAGTGTTTCGGACATTAAGAAATCACTGGAAAAAATCCACAtttgctgtgtgtgtgatgtcatATGGAGGACACTGGCTATATGGAAAGCACTGGTTTGTGTTATTACATatctgactatctatctatctatctatctatctatctatctatctatctatctatctatctatctatctatctgtctatctgtctgtctgtctggcaaCTCATTAACTGTACTAATTAATTCTAGTACTCTTTTCACAGTGACAATGTCCTGCGACGAGAAGCGTGTATAGAGGCCAGGGTAAGGGAAATGTAGTTTGAAAACAACGTGCTCATgaatgtcattttaatatttgttagttctagttttttacatttttatttcagtttagttattttagtgcatcaagttaAATGAAATGAGAATTATTTTTCTGGCAACTAGTTGAAATAAAGTAATCTACTAATGCAATCcactaatgtttatttttttaagtaactttttttttaattttttagttgTAGTTTTAGTTTACTGTTATGATCCAGTACTCAAAGGTTCATTACAGGTAAATATGTTGTATGTGATTTCCAGGCATTTGGTCAAAAGATAATTGGACCTCAGGAGAATCTGAAGAAAGCCATGGTCATTCTAAATCCTGCTGCCTGTAACGGGTATGATTGATTATGCTCATGGCCCTCActgtgctataaaaaaaaaatgttttaaagctttGTGAGTTTGTTTGTGTTATCATAGTTATATTTTATCTACAGAAAAGCTAATAGGTTGTTTGAGAAGAATGCAGCTCCCATTTTACACTTAGCTGGTGTGGAGGTCAAAATTGTGAAGGTaacattctttatttatttaagtgctAAGGTCCTTTGGTACAGGTTATTTTTCTATGTATTTTAGTGTATTAATAATTTGTGATTTGTTGCTCAATTGCCTGTAACAGACTGATTTTGAAGGCCAGGCAAAAAAGCTCATGGAACTGATGGATCAAACAGATATGCTGATCATTGCTGGAGGTGATGGGACATTACAGGAGGTACAGAAAGATCTTCATAAAGtgggattatttaatatatatatatatatatttctgacaatttgaacatatttaaatgtttgcatGTGTTGATTGTTACACAGGTGATAACTGGCTTACTACGCAGAGTTGATGAGGTATTTACTAGTAATAAAACTGTCTTTAAGTTATTAAACTATAGTAAGTTAGTTTTCTGAATTTGAACTACTGTACCACAGGAGACCTTCAGTAAAATACCAATCGGTTTCATTCCTCTGGGTTCCAGTAACTCTTTGAGTCAGAGTCTACATCTGGTTTCTGACAACAAAGTACAGTAAGTTTCAGGACTTCACTTTTCAAGAAAATTGTTTGCCAAAAAGTCGAAAAGTGTGATCCTATGTcatacatttctgttttttttttttcaggcacatTACCTCTGCAACCCTGTCAATACTGAAAGGAGAAACCGTTCCACTGGATGTTCTTCAGATAAAAGTGAATTTGTCAGGCAGTTTGAAAAAGAACTCATTAAGGTTTGCcagcttttgttcacacagagttGATTATGTAATTTCTGTTTTTAGAGTGAGAAGGAGCAGCCAGTGTTTGCTCTGTTTGGCTTACGTTGGGGTGCATTCAGAGACGTCGCTTCTTCTGTCAGCAAGTATGcttatcatttttttattcacagcataaatataaaatgcaaatgtgTATTTCTAATGTGAATTTTTCTTTTAAGATATTGGTACCTTGGACCCTTGAAAACAAGAGCAGCACATTGGTTTAGTAGCCTTAAGGTGAGTGCTGCTCTCTGCATTGTTAACTCAGTTTCAACATATATCAAGGCCTTCGTGTGAGTTAACAATATTGGATTGATCACAATCTCTTCTCTCTTACAGCAGTGGCCACAGACTCACCAGGCCTCCCTCTCTTATCTGGCTCCTGTACCTCGTCCACCTGACCTTCCCACTGAAATACCACCCCGGCCGAACCTCCTCTTCCGCATCTACCGCAGACTCAAGAACTACTGGAACCCTCCTATAGAAGGTGGTTTAGCACTTTTATAGTCATTTCTCCATATAAAATATAGCTTATGGATATTAGCATTCTAATATTTTCTCAAAGCAGGTTCAAAACAtaatcatttataaaacataaatagcAATGTCTTCATTCATCAAGAGTCCATGCTGTGAACTTCAGTCCAGCATTTAGCTGATCCTGATAAGTTCTCGTTGTTACAATTGTAAACATGATGACTTTTTCCATTTTTCTGAGTTTAATGAATCAGACGTCCAGCCAATGggtgtgacgtctgaggctgagactatagGATGTCtaacattttaattcatgtttaataCCTTTTCTGTTGGTAGAGCCACCAAAAGAGGTTGAGCCAGAGCGATGGGAGAGCAAAGACATTTCTACATTGGAGCTCACAGTTAGCACACACAATAAGAACCCTGTCAAAAGAGTGAGTACTGATATACAGTAATAGTTGCTCTTCGTGGGAATATATGTAATCTAGTTCAATAGAATATGTCCTGACTGGTATCATTTACCGTCTTCAGCGTGAGGACGATTCTATGGTGATAACCCTGGACTCAGACTCTCTCACAGTTGGTCAGTTCATCACAGAAGGGTGAGTGTCATTCACAAAACTGCTTGTGAAAGGAGAAATGGGAGGTTTACCTCACGTTGAATCAGTTGCACTTTTTCGTCTGCTGAACTTCAGTGACTTCATTTAATTTGCCATTGAAACCTTTCTAGGTTTTTGACACTATAACACTTTGTCATTCAGAACTAAGAAAGTATTGAACCCGATGGAGCCAATAGAAGATGCTTCGCAGATAGAGGCCAGTGCTGCTAGTCTCAGTCTCCCAGAGGTCAGGATATTACTAGAATTATAAGATTGTAATCATCCATTGATCTAAGCTGTTATGCAGCCATTTAGATCCATTTCTTTTCTTCTCCTTGTCCACAGGAGGGTGCCGGCTTTTATGACATTGACAATGAGGAATATGAGGCGATGTCTGTGGAAGTGAGACTGTTACCTCGGAAACTGAGGTTCTTTTGCAGCGCGGAGCGCAGAGAGCAGCTTGCTCAGGCTCCGTGATGATGCTTGTTAAAATGTGTAGAGGAGCCTGCGGGACTGCTGATGAAACTGGAAGACATACACCAAAAAGAGGAGTCAAATGAACTTTGAGTTCTCATAAAGGTCACCATACTCCAACTGAACAATCTGTGGTCTATGGACTTTAAGAAACAGCAGTTAGATTATTATATTGTTGGTTTGTAACAGCATGGATGATGTTATTAACTTAAAACAGGTATGTTTACTTTAAATGGCTCAAGAACTTGCTTAAGAAACTCAAAGCAATACATGATACTGTAAGTGTCTGACCAGATGAGGACCAAGAATAAAAGTCATTATTAAtctcttattttgtttatttgaattcttcCCCATGCATGTGTGATTAATCTTGTAGCTTCCTGCAGGTaaaccagtgttttgtttttctcaacaCAACCCCCAAATACTGCACAAACAAAGCATGTGATAGAAAAGAAGGAACCGTTTATTTCCAAATGTGAATAAGAATCAGTGGCTTTAAAACCACAGACACATGCTGTTAGTTTGTATTACTGTATAGGTATAGTGTGTAAGACAGAGGCATTACACTAGTGCTTTGTGATACCAGTAGAGTAAAACCCaacattattttagtttgttattgtGACAAAGACTTGTGTAACACTTAGATAACTCACAAAACTATCGCACATACACAACACCAGACAACCTGTACAATAATATACATCTCCATTCATTTACAATAGGACACTAAATAACCAGGCAACATCCTACAAGAGGATGGTTTCAAAGATTTATAATATAGAAAGTTCTCTGATAgataagaaatgtaaaaacaatattcACATTCAATCAAATCTAGGTTATAATCAACAGTagtatttattgttaatttaaatattttatttaatgtaatttaaagatCTTCATCCATCAAACTGTGACAAACCTGAGTGCCTGCACTCATTCTCAAGAAatcaattatcattattaattattttattagaagGTTGAAATAAACGGAAACTGTAAACTCAAGGTTTACTTAAACTCAAGGTCAAGTAAATACTTTTCCattgacattttcttttaaacttcACCAGCTTTATGAATAATTAAGTGTCCAGTTAGGGTTTCCACAGGatgaaaatataaacacacacaaaagcacaatCGATCAGCCTTGTGAGGCCAGTTTGCTGCTGTTATCCAGAAATGATCGAcccaaatacatttaaataataatacatgttcaaAGTCTTTAACAAATAATAATCAGGAGCATTCACTGATGACCGACAGGAATAGAATCACATTCATTTCTTCAGAACAGATTAAAAAGCTGAAGGTCACATTTCTGTGTCTGTTTAAATCATATGTGCATTAAATGTACAATTTACATTCAATACCAAGAGTGACAGTGATTAAAGGCCTGTCCAGAAtgaacaaatacacattttatgtttCAATTCAGTAGTTTTCAGTCCATTTAGTAAGTGTAATAATTGCAAATGCTTAAACAAGAGAATGGCGTAGACAGCATTGAAATGACAGCCACATTCATCAGATAACATTTGGGTACACTGTTGTTCACCCCCATTCATATACGTCATTAAGTGCTGTGCCAAACTAGAGTAGGGAACAGATTGTGTCTATTGTCCATGCACAGTAAAAATCCACAAGTAACACAACAAAAAGAGACTGATGTCTGTTTTTTCCCCAAAATGAAACGACTGTTCACATGTACATGTACAAGTTAAAAAAATGTGGCAAAGACTGTGAAAATCTCCACCATCACATTAATGTGTGTAATGTGCAACATCCATAAAAGTTTTAGAAATACAGATCTGACATTCAAAGCAGACTTTACCAAACCGCTGTTACCAGCATAAATACGTGGATCCGGCAAGTGAGAGTTCCCCGCTGACGGACCGTTTTTTCAATTCTCCGGTGTCCAAGTGAAGCAGATTTATATTCACTTCAGTTCCCCCAGACAGCACTGGCTAGAAGAACAAAGTCACAGGTGAAGACCACACAATAAAAAGCAGTAGAGAGAGGCACAGAGATCATCATGTGTTTGAAACAAGTTGAGAAGAAATCCAAGATGGCTGTGAGGATACTAAGCACATAAAATAGACAGACAAGCAGACAGACGTCATTGGATTGCCTGGCTGCAGAGTGCACAAAAAGCCTGCAGATGGATTGCACCTTTTGGTGTTAGCAGTATCAGTGCGGTCCAGAGGGGTCAGGAATGGCTCCTGAGAAAGCCAggccagagaaagagagaaaagaaagcaGGTAATCAGTAGGCAGTGTGTTGTAGCCCTAAAAGAAAACGGGCTCCAGAGAGAGCGGCAGAGACTGAGAGTCTTACGGGCAGCAGGGGTTGTCGATAACCAGCATGACATCGATGCCGTAGATTTCCAGCAGGTCGACGAGAAAACTGCGGTCACCCTGAGGATCCAGCCCCATGGCTCTCACGTGTTCAGCAGTCAGGGTAGGATCGGCGCTCCCTGCCACCTCAGACAGGGTCTGGAAGATTCTGTTGTTCTGCTCCATGAAGAACCTGGAACACAAACAGAGGGAAATTTCATAAAGATTAATCACAGCaacttaaacatttcattttccaTTGGTTTGCACAACAAAACCCCAAAACACTCCTACAAAAACcaaaaatgtaatacataaaaatttttttaaaaaacagttggCTTCCAAAAGCATTTATACTAGAAAATAACTTTTTGGGGGGATTTTTAAGGGTTAAAAATACTGTATGCAATCATATAAATGTACAACAAacacactaccattaaaaaaaacatggggcttgtaatttttttaaagacatttctaCTGTCTTTTTTCCaggaaggatgcattacattaaccaaaatttacagtaaagacatcaataaattgttacaaaaagcttctgtttaaataaatgatgttcttttgtaCTTCCTattcattgaaaaataaaaaaatatatatatatatacatattatacatataatcagactatatattagaatgatttctgaaggatcactgtattactgtttttattgtatttttatcaaataaatgcatctttggtaCGCATgagagattataaaaaaaaatcttactaaccccaaacttttgaactataatataacaattattatcttttattatttttttactattcacAATTCAAAGTATGAAAATATATCATTTCCATCAGTTTCCCAATAGTTTTTCTTAATCAAGGTTCAACTATTTTCACAAAAAGTGTATTGTGTTCTTCCAAATACTCTTTCGGTCTCATTAAAATCTGCTGATGTGATAAACTTCCATCATTGTGCTGAGTCGTAGAATTCCATCACGTACAAAATGAAGAGCTCTTCCTCATTAGAAGCGCAGTCTCCATCCACCTCCTGAGAGTACAGCAGCAACTGTCTGCAAAGATATCAACACCATCACATGCCTGTGGAACAATAAGTTCTAAGTAAATTTTTTCCTCATAAGCTTTTGAGATTTTAAAAGGCTGACATACCTTTGCTCACAGAGCTTGCGATACTTCTCTCTGTCCGCACTGTTGAGTCTAAGCAGAGGCTGGAGGCTCTCTCTATGTGTCTTTACATTCTGATTGTCAATGTACACATCATACAGCTCCTTCTTTTCCTCAAAGATCTTCTCTGTTGTACCTGAGAACCCAGATAAAAATTACTCCACTGATTTCTTCTTACAGAGtaacttacttacttacttatgTTGGACGTAAAGGCTCTTATTTCCTAAACTCACTACCAAGAGCTAAACTCATTCTAGACTAACGGATTTTATTTAACATCCATTGTTTACAACAATTAACCTTTTTGTGCCTGTGGAATTATGCATTTTGCTTCCAACTTTAGTCCTTTTCTTGACTGTGACACTTACAGGCCACGTAAGACGGCTCAGTCTCAAGTGCGGAGATGTCAGCAACATTGATGTAGAAGAAAGGGCGTAACTCCGGAACAGAAACGCCCATCCCAGGAATGGATACATTAGCAAGGCAGCAGCAACAGTATACTAAGAGATGCAAGTCAAAAAACATTGTgtcaaaaatataactttaaaaatacacaaatcagTGACAATGTGCAAGAGCATGTGCATGATCGTTATCAATGGATTCTCAAGCTGTCTTTAATTTGTTATGGAAAATATGCATAGAGATGTGCGTGTAAATGGGTTTCCACTCTCACCCCGATAGCAGACCACACCGACAGGGGGAGGAGAGAAAATGAGGATGCGTTTCCTGAGCAAAGCAAACTTCCACAGCACCATGATCTGCTCTCCAAAGAAGCGGATGAAGTGGGACATGCAGCCAGCTGGGTGTGTGATCTGATCGGAGGTGGACAGAGAACAGAAAAGGGACATGATTTGTTCTTCCGATCTCTTATTAAATGATAGACACATCACAAGTACCACACCGGctctcaaaatgtaaaaaagaaaacatggcaGCTTTTATatcataaaaagtaaaataattatttaaaaaaaattattagaataaCAGTTAGAGATCATTCAGTGAGAGACCATTCAGCCAATAATCACAAGTGTTTTGCTGATTAATAGAAAGTGTAATTCAATCTAGTCTTGTTCTTTTTTAATTCCCTGACATCCTAGTAAATTCATACTGCACTTATACAAAGTTCAAAGAacaatttcattttcaaaaatatttttttataatgtttgtgtACTTTATACtggaaatcattatttttttaattatattaacaacCAATTTTCTGTATCTATTACTATAAAAACCATTAACATGGATTTAGAAAGTGCATCTTCAAGACTGAACAAGGCTTTACTTAACAACCAAATCTAGTTCTGAGTTAAAGTATATCTCAgcgtatttttttaaaaagagtatGGAATTCTTCTTAAACAATAGAGGATCTTGTGGTTTGTGGACAGAGAAATTGTCTCACAATAGTTTTTTTCATATGCATATAATGCTGCTAGGAGGTGCAGAAGCACTGCTCCCTGGTTAATCAGTAACATGAAATTCCCCGAGTGGCCTGGCCTAGATTTCATCAGAAACTAGAAACACACacatcagaaaaagaaaaaaaaaatctaattatctaatactactgtcattaaaatatatacatatttgaacTGGAATTTAATGGAAGCTGAAGCTTTGATTAGTGACAGATAATGTTGGGTTTATATCTTCAAACCTTCATCTCTGGATGCATGCAGCGGTTGACAATGGGCCCAAGAGCACTGGTCGGGCAGGCTGTAACCAAACCGTTTCCTCCCAGAGGCAACACTGCTTTTTTATCCTCATAGAAAGCTTCCAGTGGAGAATACTGACCTGGGCACTGCAACTGGTGCCTTCAAGAAAGCATTTGCAGACTGTTGGTGTggtcataaaatgcattgcacttAACAGGAAGTTGCTTTATTTAGATGCAGACATTGAGCAACACATATTTTTAACGCGGTTGATCAACTTTATATTACAATTTTACATGCTGCATATTACACCTTAATCTTACATAATCACCTTAACTGATTGAAGAAGAGATGTAGTCGAgtgagtccaaattaaacaaattCCATGTCACATCGCATGCAACTCGGAGCTTATGTTTAATACATAACATCTTAAAATAGAAATGATGCATGCAAAAGCATAGGGCCctgtttacactagtgcatttttaattttaaatgaaaatgcactAGTGCAAACAGGGCCTAAGAGAACGCGACATAACAATGTGAAGCAAGCACACACTTACCGGACTTGATTTTCCAGGAAGTGCATGTAACGGTATAGCAGTGTGTAAGAAGGAGACAAAATCCCTACAGATTTCATCCGAGCTCCTCGTTCCAGCTCACTCTCCACGGGCATGTTGGCAAAGCACGCTAGTCCAAAGTAACAGCCTTTACGAAAATATCTGAAAGATAAGACAAGCACATTTCACCTGGATTAATCtatatacatgcacacaaattTAAGATGTTTGAAGATTTGCAACTGATAACCAAACTATTATCATCATCTTCTAACAAAACATCTTGAATGAATTACTCATTTGAAAACAAaactatatgtatgtatttatatatggtaGGCCTGTGATATAGATATGCATTATTAAGCAAAATGTTACAAATGTCCTCTGTCTCTTATATTAATGCAGTGGCATTTATGAAAGTTTCCCACATGAAGTCACTTGAGATCCGATGAGAGCCGCTTGCCATAGACTTGAACTCTACTCCCTCCAGATTCACATCTTGAGGTAGGCACCATTCTATCATGTTCCCTGTAAAAGACAATGTGGGCCTATGTAAACAATTGTGAAGCTGTTGGACCAGGCTTTAATCAAACAGTGTTTGCAGAAGAACACAAAACTCTCTAAATGACTTTTTCCACTGAACTCCCTATGAAAAAAGAGGAAGTCTTAAAAACAGTACAGTAGTCAGCTGTATGACTTATACCACTCTCACTTCATAGTATATTCATTTCCTTACATGTGTTATGACAACTACTATACACTTATATGACGAACATGCTTTTAGTTTCAGAATTAAgagttattatcaatgtttttatAACATACAGTTAAAAATAATTGGTGTAACTGTTTGAATATTGTCtcataaaaattgaaaaaagagCAGTCGGCATAATCTTCCattaatattatttctaaaaAAGAATAAACAGCAAAG is a genomic window containing:
- the dennd11 gene encoding DENN domain-containing protein 11 isoform X3; amino-acid sequence: MVEQSDRAPLLDWEEVPSAELAPTAPSPETEDSVQSGLSSYPTEGGVRADISLNASPATPSSVTAVSDESAHSPQKHSGPGGDASAADEEGDCAFHGLSIRDRRIAGWEEKDQIVAVFVVTFDTRSGNMIEWCLPQDVNLEGVEFKSMASGSHRISSDFIYFRKGCYFGLACFANMPVESELERGARMKSVGILSPSYTLLYRYMHFLENQVRHQLQCPGQYSPLEAFYEDKKAVLPLGGNGLVTACPTSALGPIVNRCMHPEMKITHPAGCMSHFIRFFGEQIMVLWKFALLRKRILIFSPPPVGVVCYRVYCCCCLANVSIPGMGVSVPELRPFFYINVADISALETEPSYVACTTEKIFEEKKELYDVYIDNQNVKTHRESLQPLLRLNSADREKYRKLCEQRQLLLYSQEVDGDCASNEEELFILFFMEQNNRIFQTLSEVAGSADPTLTAEHVRAMGLDPQGDRSFLVDLLEIYGIDVMLVIDNPCCPSHS
- the dennd11 gene encoding DENN domain-containing protein 11 isoform X1, which codes for MVEQSDRAPLLDWEEVPSAELAPTAPSPETEDSVQSGLSSYPTEGGVRADISLNASPATPSSVTAVSDESAHSPQKHSGPGGDASAADEEGDCAFHGLSIRDRRIAGWEEKDQIVAVFVVTFDTRSGNMIEWCLPQDVNLEGVEFKSMASGSHRISSDFIYFRKGCYFGLACFANMPVESELERGARMKSVGILSPSYTLLYRYMHFLENQVRHQLQCPGQYSPLEAFYEDKKAVLPLGGNGLVTACPTSALGPIVNRCMHPEMKITHPAGCMSHFIRFFGEQIMVLWKFALLRKRILIFSPPPVGVVCYRVYCCCCLANVSIPGMGVSVPELRPFFYINVADISALETEPSYVACTTEKIFEEKKELYDVYIDNQNVKTHRESLQPLLRLNSADREKYRKLCEQRQLLLYSQEVDGDCASNEEELFILFFMEQNNRIFQTLSEVAGSADPTLTAEHVRAMGLDPQGDRSFLVDLLEIYGIDVMLVIDNPCCPQCCLGELK
- the dennd11 gene encoding DENN domain-containing protein 11 isoform X4, producing the protein MVEQSDRAPLLDWEEVPSAELAPTAPSPETEDSVQSGLSSYPTEGGVRADISLNASPATPSSVTAVSDESAHSPQKHSGPGGDASAADEEGDCAFHGLSIRDRRIAGWEEKDQIVAVFVVTFDTRSGNMIEWCLPQDVNLEGVEFKSMASGSHRISSDFIYFRKGCYFGLACFANMPVESELERGARMKSVGILSPSYTLLYRYMHFLENQVRHQLQCPGQYSPLEAFYEDKKAVLPLGGNGLVTACPTSALGPIVNRCMHPEMKITHPAGCMSHFIRFFGEQIMVLWKFALLRKRILIFSPPPVGVVCYRVYCCCCLANVSIPGMGVSVPELRPFFYINVADISALETEPSYVACTTEKIFEEKKELYDVYIDNQNVKTHRESLQPLLRLNSADREKYRKLCEQRQLLLYSQEVDGDCASNEEELFILFFMEQNNRIFQTLSEVAGSADPTLTAEHVRAMGLDPQGDRSFLVDLLEIYGIDVMLVIDNPCCP
- the agk gene encoding acylglycerol kinase, mitochondrial; translated protein: MARVVKVFRTLRNHWKKSTFAVCVMSYGGHWLYGKHCDNVLRREACIEARAFGQKIIGPQENLKKAMVILNPAACNGKANRLFEKNAAPILHLAGVEVKIVKTDFEGQAKKLMELMDQTDMLIIAGGDGTLQEVITGLLRRVDEETFSKIPIGFIPLGSSNSLSQSLHLVSDNKVQHITSATLSILKGETVPLDVLQIKSEKEQPVFALFGLRWGAFRDVASSVSKYWYLGPLKTRAAHWFSSLKQWPQTHQASLSYLAPVPRPPDLPTEIPPRPNLLFRIYRRLKNYWNPPIEEPPKEVEPERWESKDISTLELTVSTHNKNPVKRREDDSMVITLDSDSLTVGQFITEGTKKVLNPMEPIEDASQIEASAASLSLPEEGAGFYDIDNEEYEAMSVEVRLLPRKLRFFCSAERREQLAQAP
- the dennd11 gene encoding DENN domain-containing protein 11 isoform X2 yields the protein MVEQSDRAPLLDWEEVPSAELAPTAPSPETEDSVQSGLSSYPTEGGVRADISLNASPATPSSVTAVSDESAHSPQKHSGPGGDASAADEEGDCAFHGLSIRDRRIAGWEEKDQIVAVFVVTFDTRSGNMIEWCLPQDVNLEGVEFKSMASGSHRISSDFIYFRKGCYFGLACFANMPVESELERGARMKSVGILSPSYTLLYRYMHFLENQVRHQLQCPGQYSPLEAFYEDKKAVLPLGGNGLVTACPTSALGPIVNRCMHPEMKITHPAGCMSHFIRFFGEQIMVLWKFALLRKRILIFSPPPVGVVCYRVYCCCCLANVSIPGMGVSVPELRPFFYINVADISALETEPSYVACTTEKIFEEKKELYDVYIDNQNVKTHRESLQPLLRLNSADREKYRKLCEQRQLLLYSQEVDGDCASNEEELFILFFMEQNNRIFQTLSEVAGSADPTLTAEHVRAMGLDPQGDRSFLVDLLEIYGIDVMLVIDNPCCPAVWGN